The Nycticebus coucang isolate mNycCou1 chromosome 2, mNycCou1.pri, whole genome shotgun sequence genome includes a window with the following:
- the LOC128574588 gene encoding LOW QUALITY PROTEIN: cytosolic phospholipase A2-like (The sequence of the model RefSeq protein was modified relative to this genomic sequence to represent the inferred CDS: substituted 1 base at 1 genomic stop codon): protein EINIPVLSQWLPAPSSVAQSGAPDNAQSSPHSCSSSLQGSSTECQVQEHQNSSQVPVVAILGSGGGFRAMVGFSGVRKALYESGILDCATYIAGLSGSTWYMSTLCSHPDFPEKGPKEINEELMKNVSYNPLLLLTPQKSERYVESLWKKKSSGQPVTFTVIFGMLIGETRIHNRMNTTLSSLKEKVSSAQCPLPLFTCLHVKPDVSELMFADWVEFSPYEIGMAKYGTFMASDLFGSQFFMGTVVKKYEENPLHFLMGVWGSAFSILFNRVLGVSSSQNKGSTMEEELENITAKHIVSNDSSDSDDESQEPKGTENEDAEREYQNDNQASWVHRMIMALVSDSALFNTREGHAGKVHNFMLGLNLNSPYLLSPFKDFTTQESFDEDELDTAVADPDEFEXIYEPLDVKSKKIHVVDSGLTFNLSYPLILRPQRGVDLIISFDFSARPSDSSPPFKELLLVEKWAKMNKLPFPKIDPNVFDREGLKECYVFKPKNPDVEKNCPTVIHFVLANINFRKYKAPGVPRETEEEKEIADFDIFDDPESPFSTFNFQYPNQAFKRLHNLMYFNTLNNIDVIKDAMVESIDYRRQNPSRCSVSLSNVEARRFFNKEFLNKPTT, encoded by the coding sequence gaaataaatatcccagttctttcacagtggcttcctgcgcccagctcagtggctcagtctggggccccagacaatgcccaaagttctccacactcctgctcaagctctctccaaggcagttcaactgagtgccaagtccaagaacaccaaaacagttcacaggtgcCAGTTGTGGCCATCCTGGGCTCAGGTGGGGGTTTCCGAGCCATGGTAGGATTCTCCGGTGTGAGGAAGGCACTGTACGAATCGGGAATTTTGGATTGTGCTACCTATATTGCCGGTCTTTCTGGCTCCACATGGTACATGTCAACCTTGTGTTCTCACCCTGATTTCCCAGAGAAAGGGCCAAAGGAGATTAATGAAGAGCTAATGAAAAATGTTAGCTACAACCCTCTTTTACTTCTCACACCACAGAAAAGTGAAAGATATGTTGAGTCTTTATGGAAGAAGAAAAGCTCTGGACAGCCCGTCACCTTTACTGTTATCTTTGGGATGCTAATAGGAGAAACACGAATTCATAACAGAATGAACACTACCTTGAGTAGTTTGAAGGAAAAAGTCAGCAGTGCCCAGtgtcctttacctcttttcacCTGTCTCCATGTTAAACCTGACGTTTCGGAGCTGATGTTTGCAGATTGGGTTGAATTTAGTCCATATGAAATCGGCATGGCTAAATATGGTACTTTTATGGCTTCTGACTTATTTGGAAGCCAATTTTTTATGGGAACAGTAGTGAAGAAATACGAAGAAAACCCCTTGCATTTCTTAATGGGTGTCTGGGGCAGTGCTTTTTCTATATTGTTCAACAGAGTCTTGGGAGTTTCCAGTTCACAAAATAAAGGTTCCACAATGGAGGAAGAACTAGAAAATATTACAGCAAAGCACATTGTGAGTAATGACAGCTCAGATAGTGATGATGAATCACAAGAACCCAAAGGCACTGAGAATGAAGACGCTGAAAGAGAATATCAAAATGATAATCAAGCAAGTTGGGTCCATCGTATGATAATGGCCTTGGTGAGTGATTCCGCTTTATTCAACACCAGAGAAGGACATGCTGGGAAGGTGCACAACTTCATGCTGGGCTTGAATCTCAATTCACCTTATCTGCTGTCTCCTTTCAAAGACTTTACCACACAGGAATCTTTCGATGAAGATGAACTGGACACAGCTGTAGCAGATCCTGATGAATTTGAATGAATATATGAGCCTCTGGATGTCAAAAGTAAGAAGATTCATGTAGTAGACAGTGGGCTCACATTTAACCTGTCCTATCCCTTGATACTGAGACCTCAGAGAGGGGTGGATCTTATCATCTCCTTCGACTTCTCTGCAAGGCCAAGCGATTCCAGTCCTCCCTTCAAGGAACTTCTACTTGTAGAAAAGTGGGCTAAAATGAACAAGCTCCCCTTTCCAAAGATTGATCCTAATGTGTTTGATCGGGAAGGACTGAAGGAGTGCTATGTCTTTAAACCCAAGAATCCTGATGTGGAGAAAAACTGCCCAACTGTCATCCATTTTGTTCTGGCCAACATCAACTTCAGAAAGTACAAGGCTCCAGGTGTTccaagagaaactgaggaagagaaagaaatagctgacttTGATATTTTTGATGACCCTGAATCACCATTTTCCACCTTCAATTTTCAATATCCAAATCAAGCATTCAAGAGGCTGCATAATCTTATGTATTTCAATACCCTGAACAACATTGATGTGATAAAAGATGCCATGGTCGAAAGCATTGACTATAGAAGGCAGAATCCATCTCGCTGCTCTGTTTCTCTCAGTAATGTGGAGGCAAGAAGGTTTTTCAACAAGGAGTTTCTAAATAAACCCACAACATAG